A single genomic interval of Oculatellaceae cyanobacterium harbors:
- a CDS encoding DUF4327 family protein, which produces MIANTITCVRYSLDVIKEEVNYLLNQGVIYRQQRIYILLEHFPARDWNVVESELEENGYLLRDRIGDLLACEQWTND; this is translated from the coding sequence ATGATTGCCAATACTATAACTTGTGTTCGTTACTCTTTAGATGTAATTAAAGAAGAGGTAAATTATCTATTAAATCAAGGAGTAATTTATCGCCAACAACGAATATACATTTTATTAGAACATTTCCCCGCCCGTGACTGGAATGTTGTTGAAAGTGAGTTAGAAGAAAATGGTTATTTACTGCGCGATCGCATTGGCGATCTCTTAGCTTGTGAACAATGGACGAATGATTAA